GCTAAAAGAAGGCCACCAATAGTAAACTGATCAGGATTCAAGCCAGAATCTCTCATCACAAGATACAAATCTAAAGCCTTTCTGGGAAGGCCATTTTGGGCGTGGACACCAATCAATGCATTCCAAGAGCTCACCGTTTTCTCTTCCATACCACAGAAGACACGCTCAGCGCAATCCAGCAAACTGCACTTCGCATAGGCAGTAACAAAAGCATTGGCTACCAATTCATCAATCTGAAGTCCACGCCTAAGAGCATAACCATGAAGTTCTTTCAAGGTCAGTAGCTCATCCGAACAAGCTGGCAGAATATTTAACACCGTCACCTCATTCACCTTCACCTTGTCTTCTACCAGCATCTCTCGCAGCAGTGAAAACACTCCACTAAAATCTCCTTCCTTAGAGTATCCACCAATCATGGTATTCCAAGAAACAACATTCCTCCCACCATTCATATCAAACAAAACTCTCGCCTCCCCCATGTAACCGCATTTCGAATACATATCCACAAGGGAATTATTCACCGTCACTTCCTCACTAATGCCAAGTTTAAAAGCCAAACCATGAAGAACCATTCCCATTCCCACTTCACCTAGAGTTGCGCACGCAGGAATCACCGTCACCATCGTAGCAACATCAGGTACCAAACCTTCTTCCTCGCTTAACAGTCCCTTAAAAACACCGCAACACTCCTCAAGACCCCCATTCTCAGAATACGAGTACATCATCGAGTTCCACGTCACCAAGTTTCTCTCCGGCATAGTTTCAAACACCTTGACGGCACTATCTACGAGCCCACATTTTCCGTACATGGCAATAAGCGCGTTCCCCACAAAAACGTCAAAGAAAAGACCAAACTTCAAAGCTAGCGCGTGAACCGCTTCGCCGAGTCCCGCGTCCGCCACACCGGCGCACGCTTTAACCACGCAGGGGAGCGTGAAGTTGTCGGGCACGAGCTCCTTCGCGTAGAGCAAGTCGAGGAACAGCGAAATCGCGTCGCGGAAAAGCGCGTTTCGCGCGTAGCTACTGAGAAGCGCGTTGTAGAGGAACAGGTCCTTCTCCTTGACGGCGTCGAAGGCGGAGCGAGAGTCCGAGGGGGACCCACACGCGGAGAACATGGAGATAATGCGGGTGTTCAGAACGACGTCGTTGCGGAACCGATGCGACGCCGAAACTATTGCGTGTAGCTTTCGCCCGACATCGATATCCTTGCGGAGCGTACATGCTCGTAGTAAGAGTCCAATGGCTTCTTTTATAACGTCTGAAGAGGAAACGACGGCGTTTTGGGTCTGGGAGTGGAGCAAGTTGAGGGCTTCGTTGAGGTTCCCGGAGTCGCAGAGATTGTGTAAGCGTTGGAGAAAGGGTTGGTTTATTTTGGCGCGTGAATGATCGTGAACTATACGTGGTGTtgggagagaaagagaagattTTGGAAgcgtaaatgaagaaaaatggtTCTTTTTGTTGTGTTTCCATGTCCAGCTGCTTCTGTTATGGCATGAGAGAGTTGGTGGCCACACAGAAGCCATTTTCACACTTCAGTTTCAGTTCACTCCAATTTCAATGGTAGTTACAAATTCGTTAGCCATAGAGGTGATAAACACCAACCACTTAGtaacaaaaataagataaataatacttttacaCAAACCAATCTTTTACATtcatatgatattatttttcttacttttttattttttttcttaaaaaaatattaaaaaaatattcttttataatattttacccTTAAAATATATGctaaatgaatataaatgtaTACCAATGTACCattactacaaaaaaaaatgccacgtttta
This Vigna angularis cultivar LongXiaoDou No.4 chromosome 4, ASM1680809v1, whole genome shotgun sequence DNA region includes the following protein-coding sequences:
- the LOC108330055 gene encoding pentatricopeptide repeat-containing protein At1g18485, whose protein sequence is MASVWPPTLSCHNRSSWTWKHNKKNHFSSFTLPKSSLSLPTPRIVHDHSRAKINQPFLQRLHNLCDSGNLNEALNLLHSQTQNAVVSSSDVIKEAIGLLLRACTLRKDIDVGRKLHAIVSASHRFRNDVVLNTRIISMFSACGSPSDSRSAFDAVKEKDLFLYNALLSSYARNALFRDAISLFLDLLYAKELVPDNFTLPCVVKACAGVADAGLGEAVHALALKFGLFFDVFVGNALIAMYGKCGLVDSAVKVFETMPERNLVTWNSMMYSYSENGGLEECCGVFKGLLSEEEGLVPDVATMVTVIPACATLGEVGMGMVLHGLAFKLGISEEVTVNNSLVDMYSKCGYMGEARVLFDMNGGRNVVSWNTMIGGYSKEGDFSGVFSLLREMLVEDKVKVNEVTVLNILPACSDELLTLKELHGYALRRGLQIDELVANAFVTAYAKCSLLDCAERVFCGMEEKTVSSWNALIGVHAQNGLPRKALDLYLVMRDSGLNPDQFTIGGLLLACAHLKFLSCGKEIHGFMMRNGLELDKFLGISLLSLYIQCGSILRAKLIFDKMGNKSLLCWNAMISGFSQNELPCEALDTFQQMLLSGIEPQEIAVMSVLGACSQVSSLRLGKEVHSFALKAHLSDNTFVICALIDMYAKCGCMEHSRNIFDRVNNKDEAIWNVMIGGYGIHGHGLKAIELFELMQNNGCRPDSFTFLGVLMACNHAGIVTEGLKYLGQMQSLYGVKPKLEHYACVIDMLGRAGQLKEALKLVSEMPDEPDSGIWSSLLSSCRNYGDLDIGEEVSKKLLELEPDKVENYILLSNLYAGLGKWDEVRKVRQRMKEIGLHKDAGCSWIEIGGKVYRFIVSDGSLLESKKIQQTWNKLEKKISKIGYKPDTSCVLHELEEEEKIKILKNHSEKLAISFGLLNTAKGTTLRVCKNLRICVDCHNAIKLVSKVVQRDIVVRDNKRFHHFKNGFCTCGDYW